The uncultured Fretibacterium sp. genomic sequence CGCGTCAGCCGTTTCAGGATGGCCAGGTGGCCGTCGGACCTCGCGGCTATCCCCACGACCAGCTTCGCGGTCTGGCCGGCGTTCCACTCGACGCCGTCAGGGACCTGCAGAACCGCGATGCCGTCGTGCCGGACGCAGTTCTTGTCCTCGACCTTGCCGTGGGGGATGGCGACGCCCGCCCCCAAAAATGTGTCCGCGGCCTTTTCCCGCTCCGCCATGCTCGCCACGTAGGGAGGATCGACGTACCCGGCGTTGAGCAGCAGTTCCCCGACCTCACGAATGGCGGATGCCTTGTCCCTGGGCGTTCCGCCGGTCCTGACGAGGGTGTCCGAGATGAGCGGAAGTTGCTTGTCTGACATGCAAAAAGCCTCCTTTCGGACTAAAACGAATCAAAACGAATCAAACCCAACCCAACCGAAGTGCGGCGGTCGAGAACGAAAACTCCACGGATGCCGAGGGTGCCAATCCGTCAAGGAAAAAGTCGTTCGACAGATAGGGAAGCTTAAAACACGTCTTCATTATAATGGATTATGCGGATTCTGGAGCGGGACGAGACCGGGATTTCATGGGCCAAGGAGGTCCGAAAGGGCGTCGGCGTGCAGGCCGCTTCGGATCCCGAAACGGCTCAGGACGAAGTCGTACCGCGTGGGGTCGTCCGGCGCAACCTCACGGAACCTCTCCGTGATCTCGAGCGCCGTAACGAGGTCCGCCTGTTTTCTCTTCGTCAGCCCCAGCCTCAGCGCGATGGCGTGGATGTGCGTGTCCGTCGGCATGATGAGGTTGCGCGGGGCGACGACCCTCCACCCTCCGGGGTCGACGTCGTCCCTCCGCACCATCCACTTCAGGAGGAGGAAGAGTCGTTTGCAGGCGCTGCCGTCCCGCGGCGCCGCCAGGAGCGGAAACCCCCGCCGCTCCGGCGAGAGCGCGTCGGAGAATCCGTCCAGGGCACTCAGCAGATCGTGGCTTTTCTCAAGACAATGGCGCAGAAGTCCCTCCAGGCTCCCGTGTTCCCTCTGGGCCCGCGCGGCGTTGACCAGGAGTTCCTCCATCTCCCCGGCCGTGGTGAAACGGTGTTTGAAGCCCTTGAGGATTCGGGATAGTGCCCCCGGATGGGCGGACAGAAAATGGTATGGTCTCGGGCCCATGGGTTCCAGGACCCGTGAGACGCTCCCCAGAATTTGGGCGACGCGGCCATAGGCCAGCGATGAGGCGACGAGCCCCGCTATTTCGCGGTCGAGCGGGTCGTCGTAACGGTAGAGAAACAGGAGCGGATCGGGATGGATCAGCTCCCTGCGGTTATAGACGAAGTAAAGCCCATCCAGAAACGGCTTCAGGCGGACGAGCCCCGGATGGGCGGCGTCTCTTGGATGAGCGGTATTTTGGGGATGGGCGGCATTGCCGGAGAAGGACGGATTATCGTACATGGCGGGACGTACAAAACGAGGGAACGGCGTACTTGCCGTTCCCTCTCAG encodes the following:
- a CDS encoding TIGR02757 family protein, which gives rise to MYDNPSFSGNAAHPQNTAHPRDAAHPGLVRLKPFLDGLYFVYNRRELIHPDPLLFLYRYDDPLDREIAGLVASSLAYGRVAQILGSVSRVLEPMGPRPYHFLSAHPGALSRILKGFKHRFTTAGEMEELLVNAARAQREHGSLEGLLRHCLEKSHDLLSALDGFSDALSPERRGFPLLAAPRDGSACKRLFLLLKWMVRRDDVDPGGWRVVAPRNLIMPTDTHIHAIALRLGLTKRKQADLVTALEITERFREVAPDDPTRYDFVLSRFGIRSGLHADALSDLLGP